AAGCATCTTCAGGTGGTGGAAAAGTCATCAGGAGGGTCCAACTGAGATGACAGAGGGGCATCAGAGTCCTCAAAAGCAGGCTTGAGCCTGTGTACTGAAACGTTCTGCGGACTATCTTTAACCATAATGTCGAACGTCATCTCGCCCCTCCGGAGGCATGTAAGTATCCAGCAGGGAATGACTGATAGGCGGGTGTAGCCGTGCATGTTTGAAGTGAGTGCGCATGTGAATAATGAAATCTGGGGAGAGGGGAAAATCCTCAGGTGCTTGAAGCAGGATAAGTTCCCCTTGTAGGACAGGGTTCTCCCCGAAAACGAATTCAGAGATAGTTCCCAGTAAGTCTAGTTTAAAGGTTGAACGAAGACCGAGTAGCACCCATGGAAGCGCCTCAGACCAAAGGCAGTCATGGTACCTGAGGGCAGTTTTGAGGGTGTGGTGCCACCGTTCAACTAACCCGTTGCTTTGCGGGTGGTGggctgttgtatgaatttttttaatgccgcagatgttacataaaatggtgaacagggcaGACTCAAACTGCCGACCTTGGTCGGTGGTGATGGTGTTCGAGCAATCAAACCTGGAAATCTATGAGGAGATGAAACTCTTGCCCACAGTTTCAGCGGTGATgttgggtaaaggaacagcttccaccCAGCGAGACATGCAGTCAATTGTGGAGAGAAGATATCTGTGGCTCTCCAACAGTGGTAGTGAACTGATAAGGTCGATATGTACATGACGAAATTGTCCTTGTGGAATGTCGAACTTGCCTAGTGAAGGGGTGGTGTGACAGCCGATTTTGTTGCGTTGACAGGGGATGCAGCTGCATGCTCAGATCTGACAGTCCTGTTTAATATTTTTCCAAACGAAGCGCTCAGGTACGAGCCATGTAGTGATGCAGACGCCATGGTGAGCGAGGTTATGCACGGCATCGAAGGCTTGCCGGTGCAATGTGGGCGGGAGCAACGGCCGCAGGATGCTGGTAGAAGAATCGCACCACACCTCGTCCAAAACACCAgggaacttggctttggtaaacaAAAGAGATGTTTGAAGATCcgtgaggagagcttgagattcctcgttGGAGGCCTGGAGAGCAGCAAGGTTGGATAAGTCGATGATACGCGAGACAGTATTGATCCGCGAGAAAAAAATCTGCGGGGATTTTTTCTGTGCCTTTGATGTAGCAAACGTCTGTTGTCAATTGAGAGACTAAATCAAAGTGGCAGAAACACCGAGGGGTTGGGCCCTCGGGAGGGTTGCAGAAAGCGTCTGCTAGTGGTTTGTGATCGATGAGGATGAAGAAAGAGCGGCCCTCGACGTCAGGCAAAAGTGTTTGACGGCTTCATAGACCGCCAGAAGTTATGTATCAAAAGCGGAATATTTCTTCTGAgctgtagacagttttttagagaagaaatgaagggaaGAAACTGTGTCGCCCTTGCGTTGCTGTAGTACTGCCCCCACCGCGATGTTGCTGGCGTCCGTACTGATGAACAACTCGGCCGACAGGTCGGGATGGACAAGTGTCACGGCGTGAGATAAGGAAGGTTTTAGAGCCTTGAAGGCCTCCAGCATAGGTTCAGTCCAGTGAACTGGTTTAAGGCCTTAAGTCTGTTTGCCCAACAGCAAGTCTGTCAGTGGGGCCTGCACGGCAGCGGCAGAAGACAGATGCCGACAGTAGTAATTTATTGTACCCAAGAAACGTCGGAGTGCTTTGTAAGTAGCAGGAGCGGCAGTGACGTGATGGCCTGCACCCAGGATTTGGGAGGCATCTGTGGAGATGGTGTAACCCAAAAATGTGACAGAGGACTGGCACAATTGGAATTTGCCCTTGTTGACCTCGACGCtattggagttcaaggtctggaggaccttgTATAAATAATTTTCATGTTCCTCAGCCGAGTTGTtaaaaatgagtatgtcatccatatgccaagcaaaactcgaactgtcgtAAGATTGACTCGATGAAACTTTGCCATGTTTGTGCCGCATTTTTCAGGCTGAacggcatgaagttgtattggaacaaaccgaGCGGCGCGATAATagctgtctttggaatgtcttccggcgctacgggaatctggtgataggcatgtttacagtcaatcacactgaaAATTGTGGCccataacatatgagtgaaatcgtttatgttCAGCAAGGGGTAGTTGTCTATGACGGTACAATAAGTTAATTACCGTAATCACACAGTCGAAAAGAATCgtcatgtttgggagtgaggtgaactggtgaagaccagttgctgtccgaCGGTTGTAGAATACCTGCTTCCAAAAGTTTGTTAATTTGATGCCGGGCCGCacgcaacttaatggggttgaggcatctaaccctgtgcctaataggagggccagcagtggtaattatcttTTGTGTTGTTCCGTCAGtgacggaagaaactgagaactgcacatgagacTAAGTAACGTCCTGAGGTGAAGTTTTTGGATGAGTGGGGTGTGACGAGGCGTAACCGTTAGCAAGGGTGGGAAAAAGCAGCtcgaaagtcacatgcctattacgtGAGCATGGCGTGTGATTGTTTGGAGAGGTCGGCTGCGCACAGCACGGAGCGGGTCGGGACACGCAGCGACTGTCTGTTGTCAGCCTTGGCTTGAGTAACCAGCGCGGGCAAGAGAGCTTGAGTAACCGGTGTGGGCGTCGAGCGGGAAACAGCGATGGCTGCTGAGTCACGTGGTAGGCGCGTGAGAGAGGGGGGGATGTTTATTAACACGCGGGGCAGCTGCCTGCGTGGTGGGCGTATCGTGCGTGCAACTGccattagaagcactgtttgaaacacatggaACTGAACATGGTGAGCACATCGGGTGTGCGGTGTCTACCGGACACGAATTGTCACACGCAATTAATGTTTTTGGACTACCCTGCTGAGTGTCCGAGCTGTTGTCAGCTAGAGAAATAAGGTTAGGTGGTGgcactgtggactgcagtttcagcagcgAGGTACGAGCCACACTGAACTTGTTGTAAATTTGTGCTATTCGTTGTTTTAGCCCGTCGTTTTCCCGGCAGAGTTGTGCCGCCGAgtcgtattctgacagtaggttCGTGACGCAAGTCACAATGTCACCCGCGAGGGTGGAGCACTTGCGTACTGACTCACATGTCGTGAGAGAAACAGAGCGTGGAACATAAGGGCAGCAGCACAGTATCTGAGGGTGAGTGGGATGTTGTAGCACCGAGCCCTGAACCACGTTTggagagagtttgtaatgggacaaaaaatccatgCCGAGAATTGGTTCATTGATGTCAGCAATGTAGAAAGTCCATGGAAAACACAGAGGAGGAGATAGGTGCACCATAACTTTGACAGCGCCTGAGATTTGCAATGTTGATGCATTGACAACTTGCAGAAGTGACCTTGTCGATGAAAATACGGGGGGAGCCATTGACGTATGCACCAGTGTCGACTAGGAAAATGAGCCATGATGAAATGCCAGTCACGTATAAACGACCGCTCGACCAGGCGGACGAGTGGACGGAGTGCAGTGTATGGGAATGCCTGTGAGGTCCTGCAGTCGGcttgggtgctggcaaggtaactgacacttcttagcaTTATCGTCAAAAACCTCGTGGTATCAGCAGTACGGATGAGccagatgtggtggtggtggtggtggtggtggtggtggtggtggtggtggtggtggtggtggaggaggaggaggaggaggaggaggaggcttaTCCTCATTGACTTGTTCTGGCATGTATACCAGCACATATGGTGCGTGGGCGATCCTGGAATGTTCAGACGGTGGAGAGAATGAGCGGATACTGCCAGGTGGTGTAGAAAGCGTGGATGTGGAGTGAGATCTGCCTCTGCCAGCAGACGGCCGGTAAACAGGAGCAGTTGTGCCAACCAGTGGTGAGTGGTGAGCTGATTGGTGTTGACGTAGCAATGCATACAGCTGGTCTGCGATGCAGATTCAAGAGCCGATTGACTCAAAGGAGTGCAGTAGCAGGTGAATCTTAGATCGGTAGGCAATTTGGTGGACCATACCGCCCACAGTGTGACGTCCGGCATTGTATGCCCACTCACGAGCAACCGAAGGCAGCAtcagagttgtgatggagttcaGTCCCTCAGGTGTTCCTTGTAcaagatcttgatgattaattcttgtTGTGAGCAGGCGAGTCAGTCCACGATCGTTTTCTTCGTGAACTCGTACTTTGGTGGAGGTGGTGGCAAGAGGAGTAGATCGCAAATTAAGTCTGAGTGATCATGGAGGTGCATGACGAGACACAGGAATTTACAGTTGTCGTCAGACACATGATGGAACTTGTAAAGATGCTCAACAAGCGCAAACCATGATACAGGGTTGTCCTCATATACAGGAGGCAGCTTCGGCAGACGACAAGGGGGAGGGGACGAAGGCGGCTTCGGTGTCCCTTGGTAAACTGGCTGGTCCGTGGTAGGAGAGGCCATACAGCAGACTGGCACAGTAGGTGTAGGTGTGTTACCGGCAAGCACGTCCATAGCAACAGCGGGCTGCATTGTCCTTGACGTGTCGTGAAAACGCCACGCGGCTGGCACGTTCAGTACCGTGGGAACGAGCAGTTGCACAATATGTGCGGGGGTCCTGTAAACTGGACCGGAGATtacaggtactgaattgaattgaccCACCCCAGACATAATGTGGAAGGCCGGCTGGCAGACTCAGGCTGTGCTGTGGGAGAGGCGAGCAGCTGAGCGACCAAAACCGGGACCCCCTgcgagtgcgggggggggggggggggttggtaactCTTATGACCAAAGTTCTTCTTAAGTGAGCATGGAGAATTGTGTGCACTAAAATGTTCTTGATTAGTTTGCCAATCAGGCAAAACCGGAACAGTTCACGGTTGATAGTGGCCAGGTGCATTTTGCAATAATGGCGGTGCTGCACATGGCACGACAGTAACTGTTATTGCGGTCCGCTGAGAGTCAAAGTATGTGTGCGAATGTAGATCACTTTGAGCGTTATAAGATCGGTCAGTaggtacacagttctgaatattattcaCTTCACACTTCACATGTTGGCGAGCACAGTCCATGACACGAAACCCGAGTCCATTGTCTGTGTTAGTGGCGTAGCACTCTACCGTTGTCAAGTGACAAAGTTTGAAGTTAACGTGGCTGGAGATCACGAATCACTATGAATTAATGTAGAACTGGTCATTGGCGAAGGAATGAAGATGTCTGGCGATCATTGTTGTGCTTCCAAATCTCCGAGCAAAGCATTGGGTGAGGTTGCCATGGCATCGTGCACAtaacctgttgatttacaacacccggcacggaagacgtagaaacttcggggtcaccagtatgggaacgGGATACGATTATCAGTTgaatgcaataactatccccattaaattccacatagagatatatttcGCATTAAGTCATATATGTGTACACAGCTTGCGATACAGAACGGAACTCAaaaaactaacatggaggctcGGCAGAACAGTAAGTGTCCAAAGGTGGTGTTAATCGTGGTCGATACGACCTATCGACACCACATCATAAAGTAGGAGACAATACTTTTTGACCCCTTCTAATTACGTTTCCTGTTCACAGTGGCCAGCTTTATCAATTCCACATTATTACACATTTGTTGTGAAACATATTGTATAGAGTTTTAATTATTGGTAGACCATTTTCATCTTCTATTAAACACCTTATGTTTGTACTTGTACATTACTTCAAATGTTTAACTTCTTGTTTCCGTTTCCCTGTATTCATTGAGTTTTAAAACTTTCTTTTGTGATTctaataaaatttgtattttttcaagaaatatatgagtacccatCTATCATTTCTAGCTAAAATATGTTGCATATCTGTGAGTAATGTATTATGACAGACCAACTTTGCTTGTTATATTACAACTGATAGTGTATCCTCAAGTTCTCTTTGGATGTCTGGACTAAGCAAAATAGGGAAGGCAAAACACACTGTACTCCCGTTCCGAGAAGGAACcgagtttatatcccaactagcctCTCATGTCTGGGCTCCTGTGGTTCCGCCATTTAGGTTGAATGCCAGATTGATTCTTTGAAAAGAGCCCGGCCAGTTGCTTTCCCCATTTGTGACCAGTTCAAGAATGTGTTGTGTAATAAATTCGTAAATCAGATGCTGAatgctatttttttcctttctttggctGTTCtggtttgtttcttctttcttgctttGCTCATATCAAGTACTCCTGCCGGAGATTTCCTAATAGTTCTTAGAGAGAGACCTCGAAACTTTCCTCAGTTAAcatttctttttattactttttgcttCCTTTGCTGTGTGTACTAAAATTCTTATGTTTCAAGCAGTGTTAGATACAGTTTCAAATGATTAACGTATCATATCACTTTCTCACATTGCAAAGCAATAACATTGCATCTTAAAACTGACAAAGTATTCAGAGAAGAAAATTGTGGGAATAGGAAATTGGAATGAAGGCTGATAAAATATTCCATCAGTTAACTTTCCACAAAGAAATGAATTATTTTGTGTCAAGCTTTTTATGTTGCACACGTGCATATCTgattatgaaaataatttttacaatatgGTGGTCTTTGACCCATCCTGCCGgagtaattaaaaaaagaaacaaggaaaGATAAATTTTATCTTGGAGGGTAATTACTTACTTTACATTTGTCCTTGTTTAATGGAATtacacaacataaaaaataaatatgcCAGCCTATAAAAAAAGCACCTATAATTAGACATTTCTTCAATCACAGTTTTCTCTCATTCATCCAGAAAAAGAGTATTAACAGATGTGACAAATACGCTAGTGTTCATATTGATGTCATTGCCTTTTCAGGTTCTCAGGTCAAGAGGTTACACTGATATGTGCATTCAGATTGGAAATGGAGCTATGGTTTCAAACATCAGCACTCAAGAAGGAATTTCTGTTGAGTATTTTCGGTTTAGGGATAGTTTGCTTGCAGATATAATGAatgcagatttagttataagtcatGCTGGAGCTGGTAGCTGTCTTGAGATACTTGAAGCTGGTAAGCCACTTGTAGTGGTTATAAATCAACAGCTGATGGGTAATCATCAACTTGAACTTGCAAAACAGCTATATGCTGATGAACATTTATATTACAGCACATGTGAAAATCTGAAAAGTGTGTTAGAAAATATGAACTTAGAAAAGTTAAAACCTTTTCCTCATGGAAATGCTGGTATTTTTGCAACATACCTTAATAGTGTATTTGGTTTTAATGAGTATAATAATGAAACATAGAGTTCTGGAGTATTTCAGCACTGCCTCAGGGAGTTAATCTCAATGAAGCATTGGGATTCATGAAGGTGTACCAGGTAAAGGAACAATATTGGTGTTAGAATTGAGACATACACAGTGTATAAAAAATGATCAAGTTACATTCCACAAAATGTTAAATATAATAATCACCAGTGACATTTTTTATAGAATATTATGAATTTTATtaatgtcaaaataatataaaaacattcATACTTAATGTTTTGAATAAATGTAATACACTGAATAAATATAATATTAGTAAAATACATCAATCTCCTCTCATGTAATACATTCATGTAATTATACAAAAACTTAATTctgctgtaataaaaaaatagttgCCATGATATTTGTTAATGTTCTTTTCCCCTGTGATTGACGACAAACCTTCTGGACATTGCTTTCTGCCCACCTTCTGGTTTTACATTGTATCTGGCACTAGCCCCAAATTGCATATCTCCACTTCACCACCCAGAGATCtctaaaagaaaacacaaaatgaatAAAAACCCATAAACTCCACTAAACTCCGTGTTGTTTATCTGTTAACATACACATGTACAGCATGTTTCAGGGATGAGATACCGCACAAAGATGATCCTTTTTCATTAAGAAACATACACTTTGGTCCACTATTTACAAGTTATGTGCATGGTCATGATGTGCACTCCACCTGAAGGCCTACTGCACAGCTCCTAGTGCCATTGTGATTCTGTGGAGTCGTGCCAGTCCTGTCATTCAGCTTATGTTGTAATACTGCCCTTCAATGGTTTGCATGTTATCAGTGCTGCATTCAGCTTGTATTATTGTAACATTATATCTTAGATGGCAGTACATCTAAACCATTCATTATGAACtgtggcgtaagacaaggctgtgtgtTGGCACCTACACCTTTTGGAATTTTCTTCTCGGGTCTGCTCCAAGTGGCTTTCGAGAATTGCAATGTTGGAGTACATCTGCATACTAGGAAAGATGGAAGGCTTTTCAGTGTCAGTCTTCTAAAGAGTAAGACAAAGCGCTACGAGATAGTCGCTCGTGAactactgtatgctgatgatgctgcattGTTGTGAATTCCAcagaagagctgcaagagctagtagcaagatttagtcacgcatgccacctattctcgatgagtgtaaacagcagtaagaccgtaattatggttcagggtgctaacacaaagccgaatatcacactagatggcactactctgcaagtcgtagataacttctactatcttggatctactatagaatcaaacgtctgttgacaaggaaattgatgctcgcattggaagagctgcgacacCTTTTGGCAAACTCCCTACACATTTTTccaaacaacaaactctctttgaccaccaaaattcgtGTATATCAAACgtgcgtcctcagcatccttttgtatgcatcggaaacatggactacctatgccaaacaagaacgtcgccttaatgatTTCCACATgtggtgcctgagatccatccttgGAGTAACGTGGAAGAACCGAGCGatcaacgaagcagtgctatctaaaactaactgcaacagtatttcagctatcttgaagcagagactaCTCCGCTagatgggacacgtccaccgtatgggtcctgacagattaccacgtgaggtgatgcttggagagatctctgtAGCCAAGAGACCTGTAGGacatcctgtattgaggttcaaggactcctgtaaacgagatatggagagctttggaatcgacacaaacagatgggaggcacgggctagcatgagaccagagtggcgtgatgatatgtcatctggaatgtcgaagcatgatgaaggcttgttagacagattaaggcagaaaaagcttcgcgatgctaccactgctcctgcctcagcagccagatatacttgtgacaattgcggcaagagatgctgtgctgccattggcttgacaagccatatgaaaaaatgcaacccataaacacacagacactgcaacaatcatctaccaagatgtcgtggccaatatatatctTCAGTGTCATGTATTTTACTGTTCCTGAGTTCAGGTTTTATTGCTGTTAAAGTGACAGGTATTTTAACAGCAGGAACAGCCACATCTGAGACTATGAGCATCAACATAGAGTTGCTATTAAATCCTACTGGCAAAGGTTCTCTGTAAGCTGATGGACAggaattgtggataatcacgttctgTGACCCACGATACTGCTACTGAGGGTAACTGGAGCATCTTACTTATAGTTCTTGCAGAACACATTTCTGTAACTGCTGAACAATTTACCGCTTGCTGGTGCAGGGACCAatggttccagcatgatggagcatCAGCTCACTtcactgtaggtgcacaggcacaGCCAACTGTAGATTTTGGGGACCACTGAATAGGATGAAGAggacctgttgtgttgccagaTGGTCTGCCTGATTTGACCATCTTGATCTTTGGGAACATGTCAAGACTACAGTTAACATTACTCCAATTGCCACTAGAGCTGAAATTATCGCCCAAATCCCTGAAGTATTCCACCAAATCTGACAGAGTCCTGACAAGCTCTCAGAAGTTGGATGGGCAGTGATTCAAAGGTACGCAGCATGTATTGAGGCGTAGGGGAGATTGTTAGAACCATCATGTAAATTACTGTCAGAACATGcctaataaaaataaattgtaattcttGTAAAATTGCCACTATTCATTATTATAACCGTAAGGACCCATTCAAAACTATATGTTCCTTAATAAAAAGTGATTATCTTTGTGTGACCTATCATTCCTCAAATTTTATCAGTGAAGTCCTGAAACACCTTGTGTGTATGTATGGTTTGGCTTTAAAGTAATTAGATGGGCAACAGAGGAGCGCTCCAGTTGCTAGCAGGATGGTGCTTTGTGGGCGAATTTGTAGTGTGTGCTTTCAGCAGGACAAAACTGCTTTCGAGATGTTTGCTTTGGTTAAGGAGACTTACAAAGACAACACTCTGTCAAAGGCCCAGGTTTTTTGATGTTTCAGTGAGTTCAAGAATAGACATGGAGCAATCTGGATGTCAATCAACAAAGTCAAAAATCTCCTGGACCTTGATCAGCGTTTTGAGTGTAAAATTAATTGCTCTTCAGTTGGTTACAATTTGCGAAATgacatttcattaaattatttctgaAAATCTGAACATACCAAAGTTTTGTGGGAAATTGGTGCCAAATAACATTGAGGTGATGTTGGAGCAGTTAGAAAGTGAGCCCAGCTTTTTAGACAACGTAGCAACAGGCGATGAATCGTAGGTATTCCAGTACGACCCCAAAACCAAGCACCAAACTCGGAATGGCACACCTTGAACTCCCCGTCCCCCAAGAAAGCGAGAATGTCAAAATCTAACGTAAAGACAATGTTCATTATCTTTTCCTTGGACACCTGCACAGACTATCAAATGAAAATGACTGGAAACTGCCAGTTGTTTGAAGCTCCACCATGACAATGCTTCAGCCCACACCACAATTGTGACCAACTACCTGGCTCAGATTACAGTTGCAACCTTGCTGCAGCCACTGTACAGCCATGATATGAGCCCACCAGTCTTGTTTCTGTCCCCAAGGCTCAATAGATGCCTGGAAAGAGAATGTTTCAATAATGTTCCTACCATCCAACGGGCTGTTATCAAGTCTCTGAAAGAGGTTACAGCAGCAGACTTCCACGGACCCTGTGCAGTGTGGGAATCGTATTGGCCACTGTGTATCAGTGCCCAGGGAGACTGTTTTGAACAATTTTAACAAAGTTTACTGATCACACAACAAATTCTTTTTGACAGACCaagtctcattctctctctctctctctctctctctctctctctctctctctctctctctcacacacacacacacacacacacacacacacacacacacacacacagtgaatcacttaaaacttgcaccaTAAATATTGCAGAAATGTAAAGAGTTACTGATGAGTGGTTGTCGCAGAATATACTGATAGTCAGGGCTTGTCTTGTTAGCCAGTTAACAGTGTGTagtgatacttagaaaatgtattttgtgtgcaaacatacacttgttTAAATGGAGCAATGTCTGTTGTCATTAACAaataaaattagaatgtcagtggtgtttgatgcAGCATTCTAGTGTGTGTCATGTACACttaagttcccacactgacacttgtacaatacctgtggtagcacacactataGGACAATACTAGTGCTTCACTGATTATGTGGAttgtgaccagtaatgagacaactgaccatcacaggttgtgttcaaattgAGCAGCTAtatacgcttccagtctggtatggaatgactgctgcacacatgctagcacTTCAACAGAGATGTCTGAAGAGGCTGCAGTAATCTGTAATTGCACATCATCAGGCGTAATTGATATCTtcttgtagacagcatctttcagctttccccacagaaaaagtctacaggcgtcaaatctgaGGAATGGACtgaccaaggtacaggtcctctgcatccactCCAAAGACTTGGAAACAATTCATGATGACATACTGAAGAACTTTGTGCTGGGGTGGACAGCCATTGCGTTGGTACCACAGCTTCC
This DNA window, taken from Schistocerca piceifrons isolate TAMUIC-IGC-003096 chromosome 4, iqSchPice1.1, whole genome shotgun sequence, encodes the following:
- the LOC124796259 gene encoding UDP-N-acetylglucosamine transferase subunit ALG13 homolog isoform X1 produces the protein MVQKRVFVTVGTTKFDHLVKVVCSEEVLRVLRSRGYTDMCIQIGNGAMVSNISTQEGISVEYFRFRDSLLADIMNADLVISHAGAGSCLEILEAGKPLVVVINQQLMGNHQLELAKQLYADEHLYYSTCENLKSVLENMNLEKLKPFPHGNAGIFATYLNSVFGFNEYNNET
- the LOC124796259 gene encoding UDP-N-acetylglucosamine transferase subunit ALG13 homolog isoform X2 → MWQFGCDYLQFEITSISQWFKRLVLRSRGYTDMCIQIGNGAMVSNISTQEGISVEYFRFRDSLLADIMNADLVISHAGAGSCLEILEAGKPLVVVINQQLMGNHQLELAKQLYADEHLYYSTCENLKSVLENMNLEKLKPFPHGNAGIFATYLNSVFGFNEYNNET
- the LOC124796259 gene encoding UDP-N-acetylglucosamine transferase subunit ALG13 homolog isoform X3, with the translated sequence MVLRSRGYTDMCIQIGNGAMVSNISTQEGISVEYFRFRDSLLADIMNADLVISHAGAGSCLEILEAGKPLVVVINQQLMGNHQLELAKQLYADEHLYYSTCENLKSVLENMNLEKLKPFPHGNAGIFATYLNSVFGFNEYNNET